The window CATAACAATGTCTCTGATAATATTAGAAAGTCAATCTTGTTCATTAACTCTGCTCATGAGATCTGGAAACAGTTAGAACGTCGTTTTCAATTAAGTAATGGGTCTCGCAAATACAAGCTCAACAAAGATTTGTTTGGTATGTCTCAAAACAGAAAAACtgtaaatgaatattttacaaatttgaGTAGTCTTTGGGAAGAGATCGATTCTATGAACATATTGCCTACGGTGACCACTGTCTCCCCTGATGTCACTGCTTTGTTGAAAGCCATAGAAACACAGCGAGAAGAATCCAAGTTGTTTGTGTTCTTAAATGGCTTGGATGAGACCTACAGCTCTCTTCGAAGTCAAATCTTGATGCAAATACCTCTTCCAACTGTGGAGGCTGCTTGTGCTGTTATACAGCAAGAAGAATCTCAGATTGATGTTTTGTCTACTGGTGAAATGGAGTACTCAGCAATGCAGACTAAAGGCCCTGGCTCCAGTGACAATAAGTCTCCACTGTGTACTGCTTGTGGGGGGAAAGGTCATGCCTCTGATAAGTGCTGGTCAGTCACTGGTTACCCAAAATGACATTTCAAATACAGACCCCCAGGTACAAAAGGAAATGGATCTCAACCCTCCAATAGGCAGGGAAACAATAGATACAAGGGTCAAAGAATGGCAAACAATGTCGTTGTTCAAACTCAAGATCAATCAGATGTGGTGTTCACTTCACAGCAGCTGGAACATTTGCTGAAATTGATGCCTCAAAATTCTGCTCTACAATCTTTGAAGGGGACCGAATCAGATGAAGAGCTGGACCATTCATTTTCTGGAATGGTTACATGTAACATGGCAATATCAGACAAGCAGGCCTGGATAGTGGACTCAGGAGCAAGTGACCATATGACATCCAACGTGGAGCTGCTTATTAATGTTAAAGTAGCTCCAAAACATCTGAAGATCAATTTGCCAACAGGAGCAGAGTCAGTCATTACTCATATGGGAGATGTTAAATTAAAATGTGGACTGGTGTTGTTCAATGTTCTTGTAGTGCCTCAATTTAAACACAACCTACTGTCCATCCATAAGCTTGCAAAGGATAATGGTTGTGAAGTGAAATTTTCTCCTCTCACTTGTGAAATTCTTAAAACTGGCACTTCCAAGGTACAAGCTACAGGACACATCAAATCTGGCTTGTATTATCTGGTTGACAGCTTGGAGAATACTGGAGAGCCACAATGCAACTCTG of the Daucus carota subsp. sativus chromosome 4, DH1 v3.0, whole genome shotgun sequence genome contains:
- the LOC108216958 gene encoding uncharacterized protein LOC108216958; the encoded protein is MANGGRYNFADMQNPLFLHPSDGPTSISVAKLQGAADYRSWRRSLEIQLSSKRKLGFVTGTIIKNTTDESQGMQWDTCNDLVISWLHNNVSDNIRKSILFINSAHEIWKQLERRFQLSNGSRKYKLNKDLFGMSQNRKTVNEYFTNLSSLWEEIDSMNILPTVTTVSPDVTALLKAIETQREESKLFVFLNGLDETYSSLRSQILMQIPLPTVEAACAVIQQEESQIDVLSTGEMEYSAMQTKGPGSSDNKSPLCTACGGKGHASDKCWSVTGYPK